In Gadus chalcogrammus isolate NIFS_2021 chromosome 23, NIFS_Gcha_1.0, whole genome shotgun sequence, a genomic segment contains:
- the msrb2 gene encoding methionine-R-sulfoxide reductase B2, mitochondrial isoform X1, protein MSRLLARISSLVFQRASAKSSISLTRTPVLIRPLSTSQGLRSLTRYDETTDWQKKLSPEQYVVTREKGTEVPFSGIYLNHNEVGMYHCVCCESPVFRYPITETTRNYPGAEKTFRSDSSEAKYDSGTGWPSFTEAHGTWGRDESHACITRRPDNSLGSAGTEVLCKICDAHLGHVFDDGPDPSGQRFCINSVALQFKARENNLEDKNE, encoded by the exons ATGTCCCGTCTCTTAGCTCGGATCTCTTCCCTTGTTTTTCAACGGGCGAGCGCCAAGTCCTCGATCTCATTAACCAGAACTCCGGTCCTCATTCGACCCCTCTCCACAAGTCAAG GACTGAGGTCGCTGACTCGCTACGATGAGACCACCGACTGGCAAAAGAAACTGAGTCCAGAACAATACGTTGTCACCAGAGAGAAGGGGACAGAAGTG CCTTTCAGCGGGATCTACCTGAACCATAATGAGGTGGGGATGTACCACTGCGTCTGCTGTGAATCTCCGGTCTTCAGGTATCCTATCACCGAAACTACAAGAAACTACCCGGGAGCAGAGAAAACATTTAGGAGTGATAG TTCAGAGGCCAAGTATGACTCGGGGACCGGCTGGCCATCGTTCACAGAGGCCCATGGGACGTGGGGGCGGGACGAGAGCCACGCCTGTATAACGCGTCGCCCTGACAACAGCCTGGGCAGCGCCGGGACCGAGGTGCTGTGCAAAATC TGCGATGCCCACTTGGGCCATGTGTTTGATGACGGACCGGACCCCAGTGGCCAGCGCTTCTGTATCAACAGTGTGGCCCTTCAGTTCAAAGCCCGGGAAAACAACCTGGAAGACAAGAACGAGTAG
- the msrb2 gene encoding methionine-R-sulfoxide reductase B2, mitochondrial isoform X2 produces the protein MSRLLARISSLVFQRASAKSSISLTRTPVLIRPLSTSQGLRSLTRYDETTDWQKKLSPEQYVVTREKGTEVPFSGIYLNHNEVGMYHCVCCESPVFSSEAKYDSGTGWPSFTEAHGTWGRDESHACITRRPDNSLGSAGTEVLCKICDAHLGHVFDDGPDPSGQRFCINSVALQFKARENNLEDKNE, from the exons ATGTCCCGTCTCTTAGCTCGGATCTCTTCCCTTGTTTTTCAACGGGCGAGCGCCAAGTCCTCGATCTCATTAACCAGAACTCCGGTCCTCATTCGACCCCTCTCCACAAGTCAAG GACTGAGGTCGCTGACTCGCTACGATGAGACCACCGACTGGCAAAAGAAACTGAGTCCAGAACAATACGTTGTCACCAGAGAGAAGGGGACAGAAGTG CCTTTCAGCGGGATCTACCTGAACCATAATGAGGTGGGGATGTACCACTGCGTCTGCTGTGAATCTCCGGTCTTCAG TTCAGAGGCCAAGTATGACTCGGGGACCGGCTGGCCATCGTTCACAGAGGCCCATGGGACGTGGGGGCGGGACGAGAGCCACGCCTGTATAACGCGTCGCCCTGACAACAGCCTGGGCAGCGCCGGGACCGAGGTGCTGTGCAAAATC TGCGATGCCCACTTGGGCCATGTGTTTGATGACGGACCGGACCCCAGTGGCCAGCGCTTCTGTATCAACAGTGTGGCCCTTCAGTTCAAAGCCCGGGAAAACAACCTGGAAGACAAGAACGAGTAG
- the armc3 gene encoding armadillo repeat-containing protein 3: protein MGKKVKKEIETPRKEPFEPLPFESKSAATVVLMLSSPEEDVLAKACYAIYKFAEKGEENKSSLLGLGALPPLCQHINHEDKRVRRNAIMAVGMMAANVDVKIALKKLDVIPSVIEKLLPEEETVVHEFATLCLSTLSVDFVCKVQITENKGLPSLIRLLSGPDPDVTKNTLEIALNLVQDHPNRAALGELGGVPPLLALVRSEFPVIQLLALRILERLTLDRDARAAFREVQGFEKIMDFINDKDLSDLHVEALRVVSNCVADRESLLLVHQTGGLSRLIQLVALSPAPALPEVQTSAATCIAMVARSSENRKLLHAHDVETALVGLLSAEGDGVRTAACHAVATMSIHLVSKDTFRELEALHVVVQLLSHSCVELRQAAVQALSSLTHDSQLNAAAVEEAAGVEVLVQMLSEGSSTLVSHAAATLANMADQEPLRCRILTHGAAAALVGPLQSATTTDSLLQVTRCLAALACEPHARKEFRKAGGLPPLVRLLSSRHKEVRSNACWAISVCANEEATSVELCKLGALESLQEINESPNRRNRFSEMAMFRLLASNLSVKYCVTGRLASTDITTDGFYDAGPVRPGDKVMTLEELSKQHVNRRRPVLVANAAAKLQAQPSDESLDLEPSPPDARNGSVCSKAGTRTSRGKSRDQKEEDKQQRDGDESNDQPEPALDNLWPPPCDTAFQKLVTEATKSVLILCDPREQYVTLARLVSEALGGAVETDRLHEFHWELHLSELKFRRRSNVVPIGSVCKGIYCHRAMLFKCLADRVRVSCSLVRGEYNRAWNEVLLPGETQPGAPARPQPRSLYVVDLMHQPGSLLRANTPAAIQYQSI, encoded by the exons ATGGGTAAGAAAGTAAAGAAAGAGATTGAAACACCACGCAAAGAGCCG TTTGAACCATTACCATTTGAGAGCAAAAGTGCCGCCACAGTGGTCTTGATGCTGAGCTCACCCGAGGAGGACGTTCTGGCCAAAGCATGTTATGCAATTTATAAGTTCGCAGAGAAAG GAGAGGAGAACAAGTCGTCACTGCTTGGGCTCGGGGCTCTGCCGCCTCTCTGCCAGCACATTAACCACGAAGACAAAAGGGTTCGACGCAATGCCATCATGGCTGTGGGCATGATGGCGGCcaatg TTGATGTGAAAATTGCTCTAAAGAAACTTGATGTAATACCATCAGTCATTGAAAAACTGTTGCCTGAGG AGGAGACCGTGGTCCATGAGTTTGCCACTCTCTGCCTTTCAACATTGTCGGTGGACTTCGTCTGTAAGGTCCAGATCACCGAGAACAAGGGGCTGCCATCTCTGATCCGGCTCCTCTCTGGTCCCGATCCAGATGTCACCAAGAACACTCTGGAGATCGCCCTGAACCTGGTCCAG GATCACCCTAACCGTGCGGCCCtgggagagctggggggggtccCCCCACTGTTGGCCCTGGTGAGGTCAGAGTTCCCGGTCATCCAGCTGCTGGCCCTTAGAATCCTGGAGAGACTCACCCTCGACCGTGACGCACGCGCAGCCTTCAGAGAGGTGCAGGGCTTCGAGAAGATCATGGACTTCATCAACGACAAG GACCTGAGTGACCTTCACGTGGAGGCCCTCAGGGTGGTGTCCAACTGCGTGGCAGACCGGGAGAGCCTGCTGCTGGTCCACCAGACCGGAGGCCTCAGCCGGCTGATCCAGCTCGTCGCCCTCTCACCTGCCCCCGCGCTGCCGGAGGTCCAGACCAGCGCTGCCACCTGCATCGCCATGGTGGCACGGAGCT CAGAGAACCGGAAGCTGCTCCACGCGCACGACGTGGAGACGGCTCTGGTGGGACTACTGTCCGCTGAGGGAGATGGTGTGAGGACGGCAGCCTGTCATGCCGTGGCCACCATGAGTATCCATCTGGTCAGCAAAGACACCTTCAGGGAACTgg aggcCCTGCATGTTGTGGTGCAGTTACTGAGCCACAGTTGTGTGGAGTTGCGTCAGGCTGCCGTCCAGGCCCTGTCGAGCCTCACGCACGACAGTCAACTCAACGCTGC TGCTGTGGAAGAGGCGGCCGGGGTGGAGGTCTTGGTGCAGATGCTCAGCGAGGGCTCCTCCACGCTGGTCAGCCATGCTGCGGCCACCCTGGCCAACATGGCCGACCAGGAGCCCCTCCGATGCAGGATCCTGACACATGGGGCCGCGGCAGCGCTGGTTGGGCCCCTGCagtccgccaccaccaccgacagCCTACTGCAGGTCACGCGATGCCTGGCCGCGCTTGCATGCGAGCCACACGCCaggaaggag TTCCGAAAGGCAGGAGGTCTGCCTCCACTTGTCCGCCTCCTTAGCTCACGTCACAAGGAGGTCCGTAGCAATGCCTGCTGGGCCATCAGCGTCTGCGCCAATGAGGAGGCCACGTCAGTGGAGCTCTGCAAGCTAGG GGCGTTGGAATCGCTCCAGGAGATCAATGAATCCCCGAACCGCAGGAACCGATTCAGCGAGATGGCGATGTTCAGGCTATTGGCCTCCAACCTGTCAGTTAAATACTGTGTGACGGGACGCCTGGCCTCCACAGACATCACCACAGATGGCTTCTACGATGCCGGCCCG GTTCGTCCGGGGGATAAGGTCATGACTCTTGAGGAGTTGTCCAAGCAGCACGTCAACCGGAGACGACCTGTCCTCGTCGCCAACGCTGCGGCTAA ATTGCAGGCCCAGCCGTCGGACGAGAGTCTGGACCTGGAGCCTAGCCCCCCGGACGCGCGCAACGGCTCCGTGTGCAGCAAGGCCGGAACTAGGACCTCAAG aggaaagagcagagatCAGAAGGAAGAAGACAAACAACAAAGGGATGGGGATGAGAGCAACGACCAACCCGAGCCTGCTTTGGACAATCTGTGGCCGCCGCCCTGCGACACTGCATTCCAGAAGCTTGTGACAGAAGCCACTAAATCCGTCCTCATCCTGTGCGATCCGAGGGAACAATATGTCACCCTCGCCAG GCTGGTGAGCGAGGCATTGGGTGGAGCAGTGGAGACGGACAGACTGCATGAGTTCCACTGGGAGCTCCACCTGAGTGAACTCAAATTCAGGCGGCGCTCCAACGTCGTGCCCATCGGTAGTGTCTGCAAGGGGATCTACTGCCACAGGGCCATGCTTTTTAAG TGTTTAGCTGACCGTGTCAGGGTGAGCTGCAGCCTGGTTAGAGGCGAGTATAACCGGGCTTGGAACGAGGTCCTGCTTCCCGGGGAGACCCAGCCTGGGGCCCCAGCAAGACCCCAACCCCGTAGCCTGTACGTGGTGGACCTCATGCACCAGCCCGGCTCCCTGCTGAGAGCCAATACTCCGGCCGCCATACAGTACCAGAGTATTTAG